One Aegilops tauschii subsp. strangulata cultivar AL8/78 chromosome 7, Aet v6.0, whole genome shotgun sequence genomic window carries:
- the LOC123493367 gene encoding uncharacterized protein translates to MYCTGALFSASLNVQKRPQLQNRVCTFVRKFIYPLHLQPCRTGQRAGLKTRPGKTSVTTPASRQAAGAPTRTMSSSPSANPGHGVATAAAASRPTDPKGFASFLRTQDEVDALCDEYGVPKNQYTARPAGDLCANSTTPPRAICVYAQALEAGMRVPLEGFLREALAHFGIAPAQLTPNGWRMMAGFLVLCHLTGVPPSLAVFRRFFLLSNVSQKHKKGWYFFRSRDSSDLRFTGMPHPYSISFKDWKHEFFFLSSPEPWPCAMEWREPSKSSLVMPVLTGEENQWAAKLLRAYGGAAVDLNAYLTTSNLAAAMAITTSKGMYPSAHDRMKTMLAEKADARASASTNRVKAEPGGDAAGSLSLCGEKRGLEEANGEEEVPPLSLLNTPLSSVCAPPPGFSRKPQHIAASTRHAGDTMDWDAARELLQGAVSTPLERAFAANEPSDVVKSSFAAILQAANYASFSFRYALELEEKLAAREREAAALREQLEEAKAELAATKQAAEGKQAKAELEKAKGWLAVAKRAGEAQAELAAARAEAVEKRAELAALKRAAEAEAEKAKAGLAAAEAVAVQQLLASEEDVRRRAEHALEGYERWRGRQAPAGRAA, encoded by the exons ATGTACTGCACAGGTGCACTTTTTTCTGCAAGTTTGAACGTGCAAAAGAGGCCTCAACTCCAAAATCGCGTGTGCACTTTTGTCCGCAAGTTCATCTATCCGCTGCACTTGCAGCCTTGCAGGACAGGACAGCGAGCAGGACTCAAGACGCGCCCCGGGAAGaccagcgtcaccacgccggccAGCCGGCAGGCGGCAGGAGCACCGACGCGCACCATGTCTTCCTCTCCCTCCGCCAACCCGGGCCACGGcgtcgccaccgccgccgcggcgTCCAGGCCCACGGACCCCAAGGGCTTCGCCTCGTTCCTGCGCACCCAGGACGAGGTCGACGCGCTCTGCGACGAGTACGGGGTACCCAAGAACCAGTACACCGCGCGCCCCGCCGGGGACCTGTGCGCGAACTCGACCACGCCGCCCAGGGCCATCTGCGTGTATGCACAAGCGCTGGAGGCCGGGATGCGCGTCCCGCTGGAGGGCTTCTTGCGCGAGGCCCTCGCCCACTTCGGCATCGCGCCGGCCCAGCTCACGCCCAACGGGTGGCGCATGATGGCCGGCTTCCTCGTGCTCTGCCACCTGACCGGCGTGCCGCCGTCGCTCGCGGTGTTCCGGCGTTTCTTCCTGCTGTCCAACGTCTCCCAGAAGCACAAGAAAGGCTGGTACTTTTTCCGGTCCAGGGACAGCTCCGACTTGCGCTTCACGGGGATGCCGCACCCGTATTCCATTTCCTTCAAGGACTGGAAACACGAGTTCTTCTTCCTCTCGTCGCCGGAGCCGTGGCCTTGCGCCATGGAGTGGCGCGAGCCGTCCAAGAGCTCACTGGTGATGCCGGTGCTAACCGGCGAGGAAAATCAGTGGGCGGCCAAATTGCTGCGTGCTTACGGCGGCGCGGCCGTTGATCTCAACGCGTATCTCACCACCAGCAACCTTGCCGCCGCAATGGCAATCACTACTTCCAAAG GCATGTATCCCTCTGCCCACGACAGGATGAAGACTATGCTCGCGGAGAAGGCGGACGCGCGGGCGTCGGCGTCGACGAACAGGGTGAAGGCTGAGCCGGGCGGCGACGCAGCAGGGTCGCTATCTCTGTGCGGGGAGAAGCGGGGTCTGGAGGAAGCCAACGGCGAGGAGGAGGTCCCGCCTCTTTCACTGCTGAACACGCCGCTGTCCAGCGTGTGCGCGCCACCGCCCGGCTTCTCCCGGAAGCCACAGCACATCGCCGCAAGCACAAGGCACGCCGGGGACACAATGGACTGGGATGCTGCAAGGGAGCTGCTGCAGGGCGCCGTCTCGACGCCGCTGGAGCGCGCGTTCGCGGCCAACGAGCCTTCCGACGTCGTCAAGTCGAGCTTTGCAGCGATTCTCCAG GCCGCGAACTACGCGTCGTTCTCCTTCCGGTACGCGCTGGAGCTGGAGGAGAAACTGGCGGCCAGGGAGCGCGAGGCCGCGGCGCTGCGGGAGCAGCTGGAGGAGGCAAAGGCCGAGCTCGCGGCGACGAAGCAGGCGGCAGAAGGGAAGCAGGCAAAGGCGGAGCTCGAGAAGGCGAAAGGCTGGCTCGCCGTGGCGAAGCGGGCCGGGGAGGCGCAGGCCGAGCTCGCCGCGGCTCGGGCGGAGGCGGTGGAGAAGAGGGCCGAGCTCGCCGCGTTGAAGCGGGCCGCGGAGGCTGAGGCGGAGAAGGCGAAGGCCGGActcgcggcggcggaggcggtggcGGTGCAGCAGCTCCTGGCGTCGGAGGAGGACGTGCGGCGTCGCGCGGAGCACGCGCTGGAGGGGTACGAGCGCTGGCGAGGCCGTCAGGCTCCGGCCGGTCGTGCCGCTTGA
- the LOC109764534 gene encoding uncharacterized protein: MHFQFKKRCALSSARSSIRCTAGQGSEQGKRSRRTDVTMPSSPSANPGHGVRTAAATSRPTGAEGFASILATQGELDALCREHGVPEGFTALPAGDLRANSTPPRGAICVYARALEAGMRVPLHGFFLEALAHFGLAPAQLTPNGWRNMAGFVALCRSAGVPQSLAVFRHFFLLSVVSHKHGKGWYFFQSRQGSGLRFTGMPNPNSIAMKDWKREFFFLSSPEPWPCAVEWGEPSKSALMKPVLTPQESKSAAKLLRVHGGAPVDLRTYLSSSNLAAAMVATTASPPPSTSTTPSSKAMDPAVKDMMKVMLAEKAAAQASASAVKAEPCSNPAGSPSLCGEKRVLEEANDEEGLSLPVHNMMKCMLADKAAAQAPAKKRIREEASGGEEVPRLSAPNTPLSRVCSPPPGFSGKRQHIPSRHDGDTTDWEAARELLQGAVSPPLERAFAASAPSEVVKSSYAATLQAANYASFSFRYALELEEKLVAREREAAALREQLEEAKAELAAAKRAAEAEREKATDDLAAELEMAKGGLAVAKRAREAEAELAAARAEAVKKRAAEAEKAKAEEEAAALQQLLASEEDVRRRAEDALEAYERWRGRRAPAGRVA, encoded by the exons ATGCATTTTCAGTTCAAAAAAAGGTGTGCACTTTCGTCTGCACGTTCATCCATCCGCTGCACCGCAGGACAGGGCAGCGAGCAGGGGAAGCGCTCGAGGAGGACAGACGTCACCATGCCTTCCTCTCCCTCCGCCAACCCGGGCCACGGCGTCCGCACCGCCGCCGCGACGTCCAGGCCCACGGGCGCCGAGGGCTTCGCCTCGATCCTGGCCACTCAGGGCGAGCTCGACGCGCTCTGCCGGGAGCACGGCGTCCCCGAGGGCTTCACCGCGCTCCCCGCCGGCGACCTGCGCGCGAACTCGACGCCGCCGCGGGGGGCCATCTGCGTGTACGCGCGCGCGCTGGAGGCCGGGATGCGCGTCCCGCTTCACGGCTTCTTCCTCGAGGCGCTCGCCCACTTCGGCCTCGCGCCGGCCCAGCTCACGCCCAACGGGTGGCGCAACATGGCGGGCTTCGTCGCGCTCTGCCGCTCCGCCGGCGTGCCGCAGTCCCTCGCGGTGTTCCGGCATTTCTTCCTGCTGTCCGTCGTCTCCCACAAGCACGGAAAAGGCTGGTACTTCTTCCAATCCAGGCAGGGCTCCGGCCTGCGCTTCACGGGGATGCCGAACCCGAACTCCATTGCTATGAAGGACTGGAAACGCGagttcttcttcctctcttcgccGGAGCCGTGGCCTTGCGCCGTGGAGTGGGGCGAGCCGTCCAAGAGCGCACTCATGAAGCCGGTGCTCACCCCTCAGGAAAGCAAATCGGCGGCCAAGCTGCTGCGCGTTCACGGGGGCGCCCCCGTTGATCTCAGGACGTATCTCAGCAGCAGCAACCTTGCCGCCGCCATGGTAGCCACCACTGCATCACCGCCGCCATCTACTAGTACTACTCCCAGTTCCAAAG CTATGGATCCCGCTGTCAAGGACATGATGAAGGTTATGCTCGCGGAGAAGGCGGCCGCGCAAGCGTCGGCGTCGGCCGTGAAAGCCGAGCCGTGCAGCAACCCAGCAGGGTCGCCATCTTTGTGCGGGGAGAAAAGGGTTCTGGAGGAAGCCAACGACGAGGAGGGTCTATCTCTTCCTGTCCACAACATGATGAAGTGTATGCTGGCGGACAAGGCGGCCGCGCAAGCGCCGGCGAAGAAGAGGATTCGGGAGGAAGCCAGCGGCGGGGAGGAGGTTCCGCGTCTTTCGGCGCCGAACACGCCGCTGTCCCGCGTGTGCTCGCCACCGCCGGGCTTCTCCGGGAAGCGACAGCACATTCCCAGCAGGCACGACGGAGacaccacggactgggaggctgCGCGTGAGCTGCTCCAGGGCGCCGTCTCGCCGCCGCTGGAGCGCGCGTTCGCGGCGAGCGCGCCTTCCGAGGTCGTCAAGTCGAGCTACGCTGCGACTCTGCAG GCCGCGAACTACGCGTCGTTCTCCTTCCGCTACGCGCTGGAGCTGGAGGAGAAGCTGGTGGCCAGGGAGCGCGAGGCCGCGGCGCTGCGGGAGCAGCTGGAGGAGGCAAAGGCCGAGCTCGCCGCGGCGAAGCGGGCGGCAGAAGCAGAGCGGGAGAAGGCAACGGACGATCTCGCCGCGGAGCTCGAGATGGCGAAAGGCGGGCTCGCCGTGGCGAAGCGGGCTCGGGAGGCGGAGGCCGAGCTCGCCGCGGCTCGGGCGGAGGCGGTGAAGAAGAGGGCCGCGGAGGCGGAGAAGGCGAAGGCCGAGGAGGAAGCGGCGGCGCTGCAACAGCTCCTGGCGTCCGAGGAGGACGTGCGGCGGCGAGCGGAGGACGCGCTGGAGGCGTACGAGCGCTGGCGAGGCCGTCGCGCTCCGGCCGGTCGTGTTGCTTGA